In Cynocephalus volans isolate mCynVol1 chromosome 3, mCynVol1.pri, whole genome shotgun sequence, one DNA window encodes the following:
- the ATG14 gene encoding beclin 1-associated autophagy-related key regulator — protein sequence MASPSGKEARAPEAPGCGPRPLTRDLEDSVDDAEGLYVAVERCPLCNTTRRRLTCAKCVQNGDFVYFDGRDRERFIDKKERLNRLKIKQEEFQKEVLKAMEGKWITDQLRWKIMSCKMRIEQLKQTICKGNEEMKKNSEGLLKTKEKNQKLYSRAQRHQEKKEKIQRHNRKLGDLVEKKNIDLKSHYERLAELRRSRILELTSVIFPIEEVKTGVRDPADVSSESDSAMTSSTVSKLAEARRTTYLSGRWVCDDHNGDTSISITGPWISLPNNGDYSAYYNWVEEKKTTQGPDMEHNNPAYTISAALCYATQLVNILSHILDVNLPKKLCNSEFCGENLSKQKFTRAVKKLNANILYLCFSQHVNLDQLQPLHTLRNLMYLVSPNSEHLGRSGPFEVRADLEESMEFVDPGVAAGESDESGDEHISDEETDLGTDWENLPSPRFCDIPSQPVEVSQTQSTQVSPPIASSSAGGMISSAAASVTSWFKAYTGHR from the exons ATGGCGTCTCCCAGTGGGAAGGAAGCCCGGGCGCCGGAGGCTCCTGGCTGCGGGCCCCGGCCACTCACCCGGGACCTGGAGGACTCCGTGGACGACGCGGAGGGGCTGTACGTGGCGGTCGAGCGGTGTCCGCTGTGCAACACCACCCGCCGACGGCTGACCTGCGCCAAGTGCGTCCAGAACGGCGATTTCGTTTACTTCGACGGCCGCGACCGGGAGAG gttTATTGACAAGAAGGAAAGGTTAAACCGACTTAAGATCAAGCAAGAAGAATTTCAAAAAGA AGTGTTAAAAGCGATGGAAGGAAAATGGATAACAGATCAGTTG AGATGGAAAATAATGTCCTGCAAGATGAGGATTGAACAACTGAAACAAACAATAtgtaaaggaaatgaagaaatgaagaaaa actCTGAAGGTCTTCTCAAAACCAAGGAAAAGAATCAGAAGCTTTACAGTCGAGCACAACGGCAccaagagaaaaaggagaagatTCAGAGGCACAACCGCAAACTTGGTGacctggtagaaaaaaaaaacattgactTAAAAAGTCATTATGAGCGTCTGGCAGAACTTCGGCGATCCCGTATATTGGAGCTCACCTCTGTCATTTTCCCAATTGAGGAAGTAAAAACTGGTGTGAG AGATCCCGCAGATGTGTCTTCAGAGAGTGACAGTGCCATGACCTCCAGCACCGTGAGCAAGCTCGCCGAAGCCCGGAGGACAACTTACCTTTCAGGACGATGGGTCTGTGACGATCACAATGGAGATACCAGCATTAGCATTACAGGGCCTTGGATTAGCCTCCCTAATAACGGGGACTACTCTGCCTACTACAACTGGGTGGAAGAGAAGAAAACGACGCAGGGGCCTG ACATGGAGCATAATAACCCTGCTTACACAATCAGTGCTGCATTGTGCTATGCGACTCAGCTGGTCAACATTCTGTCTCATATACTTGATGTAAATCTTCCCAAAAAGCTGTGCAACAG TGAATTTTGTGGGGAAAATCTCAGCAAACAGAAATTTACTCGAGCTGTGAAGAAATTGAATGCAAATATCCTTTACCTTTGTTTCTCTCAG CATGTAAATTTAGATCAATTACAACCACTGCATACCCTCAGGAATCTAATGTACCTGGTCAGTCCGAACTCTGAACACCTAGGCAG GTCAGGACCCTTTGAAGTGCGAGCAGACCTTGAGGAGTCCATGGAATTTGTGGATCCTGGAGTTGCTGCTGGAGAATCAGATGAGAGTGGAGACGAGCACATAAGTGATGAGGAAACCGACTTGGGGACGGACTGGGAGAACCTGCCAAGCCCCCGGTTTTGTGATATCCCTTCCCAGCCCGTGGAAGTCTCCCAGACCCAGAGCACCCAGGTGTCTCCACCCATCGCAAGCAGCAGTGCAGGTGGGATGATCTCCTCCGCTGCAGCCTCCGTGACCTCCTGGTTTAAAGCTTACACTGGACACCGTTAA